A stretch of Helicobacter pylori DNA encodes these proteins:
- a CDS encoding DUF262 domain-containing protein — protein sequence MGVFLDNSIKNVVDGLNIRYFLPDIQREYVWLKKANEKKIEQLFDSILRGYPIGSFLFWKLQKEDIAKSDEQDSDKLNFQLYQFITNYDERKPHNEKIRIEQIKRDDLSIVLDGQQRLTSLYIGLKGTRTLKKKRVRYDDPNAYEEKRLYLNLKRRPNMDNPEDNYEFEFHAKVPTNDKEHFWFKVGDILELKNVWNYAQEHGLKGNELDLLENLSKAFHDKQLISFFEETEKNLNKVLNIFIRVNSGGVKLSYSDLLMSILTVSFSSDIRERMNELVDALKDQGFSNMGQDQVLKTCLLLVGKDTTFELKNFNKKNIKEIEDNWEKITESIYNAAKLLENFGYAGYLGSAYILSSLAYFYFLNSKMNENDKEQALKFVRNAQITSYFSSSTDTKLSAIAHSMKEAQTFESFNHNLAKHEKNPLKITNDMIEEMVNYKYSDQVFPILQILYPHLNYKTTTFHIDHIYPKSKFNKKNKKLNQDFYGWRDYLFNRQLLEGAENIAKKDKDPEVWLKEEYKDNQQAIEEYKKRNYIDPNLRLEWENIEEFREKREEAIIEKLKEALLPKS from the coding sequence ATGGGTGTGTTTTTAGATAATAGCATTAAAAATGTGGTAGATGGATTGAACATTCGTTATTTTTTGCCTGACATTCAGCGTGAGTATGTGTGGCTCAAAAAAGCCAATGAAAAAAAGATAGAGCAACTTTTTGACTCCATTCTTAGGGGTTATCCTATTGGCTCTTTTTTATTTTGGAAATTACAAAAGGAGGATATAGCCAAGAGCGATGAACAAGATAGCGATAAACTCAATTTCCAACTCTATCAATTCATCACAAATTACGATGAGCGAAAGCCCCACAATGAAAAAATCCGTATTGAACAAATCAAGCGTGATGATTTGTCTATTGTCCTAGATGGCCAACAGCGTTTAACCTCGCTTTACATCGGGCTTAAAGGCACTAGAACGCTTAAGAAAAAAAGGGTTAGATACGATGACCCCAACGCTTATGAGGAGAAGCGTTTGTATTTGAATTTGAAGCGCCGGCCAAACATGGACAATCCAGAAGACAATTACGAATTTGAATTCCATGCCAAAGTGCCTACAAACGATAAAGAGCATTTTTGGTTTAAGGTGGGGGATATTTTAGAGTTGAAAAATGTTTGGAATTATGCGCAAGAACATGGTTTAAAGGGTAATGAATTGGATTTATTAGAAAATCTAAGCAAAGCTTTTCACGACAAACAACTCATTTCATTTTTTGAAGAAACAGAAAAAAATCTTAATAAAGTTTTAAATATCTTTATCCGTGTCAATAGTGGCGGAGTCAAGTTAAGCTATTCTGATTTATTGATGTCTATTTTGACAGTAAGCTTTTCAAGCGATATTAGAGAAAGAATGAATGAGCTAGTGGACGCTTTAAAAGACCAAGGCTTTTCAAACATGGGGCAAGACCAGGTGCTAAAAACTTGCTTGCTTCTAGTTGGTAAAGACACTACTTTTGAATTAAAAAATTTTAATAAAAAGAATATCAAAGAGATTGAAGACAATTGGGAAAAAATCACAGAAAGCATTTATAACGCTGCAAAACTATTAGAAAATTTTGGTTATGCCGGCTATTTGGGTTCAGCTTATATTTTATCCAGTTTAGCCTATTTTTATTTTTTAAATTCAAAAATGAATGAGAACGATAAAGAACAAGCCCTAAAATTTGTCCGCAACGCTCAAATCACGAGTTATTTTAGTAGCTCGACAGATACAAAATTAAGCGCTATTGCTCATAGCATGAAAGAAGCACAAACCTTTGAATCATTCAACCATAATTTAGCCAAACATGAAAAAAATCCTTTAAAAATCACTAACGATATGATAGAAGAGATGGTGAACTATAAATATAGCGATCAAGTCTTTCCTATCTTGCAAATTTTATACCCACACCTGAACTACAAAACCACCACTTTTCATATAGACCATATTTATCCAAAGTCCAAGTTTAATAAGAAAAATAAAAAATTAAATCAAGATTTCTATGGGTGGAGGGATTATTTATTTAATCGCCAGCTTTTAGAAGGTGCAGAGAATATTGCTAAAAAGGATAAAGACCCTGAGGTGTGGCTCAAAGAAGAATATAAAGATAATCAACAAGCCATAGAAGAGTATAAAAAAAGAAATTATATTGACCCTAATTTAAGATTAGAATGGGAAAATATCGAGGAATTTCGTGAAAAAAGAGAAGAAGCTATCATTGAAAAATTAAAGGAAGCGTTATTACCCAAGTCTTAA
- a CDS encoding amino acid ABC transporter permease — translation MSASHNLSLFFESLDLSKERLELLLEAFYPMLKAAFSISLPLAIISFILGLFIAVMVALIKIAPPKHFIHKALLAGVNFYVSLIRGTPLLVQIVVVFYGLPAIGVYMDPIPAGIIAFSFNVGAYASETLRASFLSVPKDQWDSSLSLGLNYLQTFWHVIFFQALKVATPSLSNTFISLFKETSLASVVTIAEVFRIAQQKANASYDFLPIYLEAALIYWLFCLVLEVIQKCVEKILN, via the coding sequence ATGTCAGCCAGCCATAACCTGTCTTTGTTTTTTGAATCTTTAGATTTAAGCAAGGAGCGTTTGGAATTATTATTAGAAGCTTTCTACCCCATGCTAAAAGCCGCTTTTTCTATTTCTTTGCCTTTAGCGATCATCTCTTTTATTTTGGGCTTATTCATTGCGGTTATGGTGGCCCTCATTAAAATCGCACCCCCTAAACATTTCATTCATAAGGCTTTATTAGCGGGCGTGAATTTCTATGTCTCGCTCATTAGAGGCACGCCTTTATTGGTCCAAATTGTGGTGGTGTTTTATGGTTTGCCCGCCATTGGGGTTTATATGGATCCAATCCCGGCAGGCATTATTGCGTTTTCTTTTAATGTGGGGGCATACGCTTCAGAGACTTTGAGGGCGAGCTTTCTTTCTGTCCCTAAAGATCAATGGGATTCAAGCTTGAGTTTGGGCTTGAATTACTTGCAAACCTTTTGGCATGTCATCTTTTTTCAAGCGCTCAAGGTCGCCACGCCAAGCCTGAGTAACACCTTCATCAGCCTTTTCAAAGAAACTTCTTTAGCTTCTGTGGTAACTATCGCAGAGGTTTTTAGGATCGCGCAACAAAAAGCGAACGCCAGCTATGATTTTTTGCCTATTTATTTGGAAGCCGCTTTGATTTATTGGCTTTTTTGCTTGGTTTTAGAAGTGATCCAAAAGTGCGTGGAAAAAATCTTAAATTAA